A segment of the uncultured Desulfobulbus sp. genome:
CGGCCAATGATCTGTACCGTAGCTCCGGTTATGGGGGCGCCTGTACACAGTGACTGAACAAAAATTTCCTGCCCTCCATCCCGGGTCTTCTTGCTGATAATTCCAAGATCTGTAACCACGAGCAGGCGTCGATCAACGGGTCGGGAGTGGGAAAGGTAATCGCTGTAGCGGGTGTTGGGATAGCGCGGATCAAAGGGGGTTATCTTGAGGACAAACACCCCTTGTCGGCCTTCACCGGTCTGTAGAAAGGAGCCAATATCGATACTGTCGTACACGGGAGTGGCGGGATCGGGATCTGTGAAGACTCTTGTATACGTCTCCCGTTCAACCAGTCGGTCAAAGCTCTCGTCATAGATTTGAGGTTGGGCAAAGCGCCCGTAATTTTGCTCCACCAGCTGATGGAGCTGACGTGGCAATAAACGGGCGATTTCCACCCTGACTCCAGGGACACCCTGGGCCAGGAATCCCACCCGTTTGTCTCCATGCAGGCTGAGGAGCGCACCGTCTCCCAGCAATTTGACGACCTGGGGATACTTGCCCGTGGTAACCAGGCTGAGCTGGGGCTGTTTCATCTGGTAGCCACCGAGGGCTTCGATGGAATCGTCAATTTTGATGAGCAGTTGCCGTTCCACAGGAACCTGCAGCGAAAAACTATGGAGCGTATTGGCAGGTCGCTCTGCGGGGAGCAACCGCAGGGCCAGGGGCTGGTTCAGATCATTCTGCTGGATTTGCGAGAGATGGTATCCCGGTTTTTTTTCAGGCAGAAGCCAGGCGTGGAAATGAGCAGCGACCGCTTCATCGGTAATGGGAAAGGAACTCTCAACAGTGAGTACCTGTTGTGGTTGTCCCTGCGGGGAGTTGATATAGCGAAGTTTGATCTGGCTGAAACTGAGTTGGTAGCGACCGGGGACTGGAATGTCTTTGCTAATGGGGTGTTCAAGCTGGCTTGTGCTGTTTTGAGCACTGATTTTCTGACCCAGATGAAGAACGATACGTGTTTTTTCCAGGGGCAGGGCCAGAGGCGCTGATTGGACATGAAGTTGTAACCCGTTTTGAGCAATGCTCAGTCCAACCTTCTCTTGAGTGGCATGACGATACCCCAGGCCCTTGCCCAGCTCCAGGCTGAGGTTCTGTGGCAAGGTGGCGGGATTGACAGCATGAGAAAATCTGATCGTGGCAAAAAGTTTTTTTTCAGCGGGATCCGTTGGGTTTTGTTGAATCTTTGCTGACTCCACCGTTGCTGTAAAAGGCGCGGTAGCAAAACTCTTTTGATAGGTATCGAGGAGCACCCCCGGAGTAAAAAGGTGATCCTTGGAAAAACTCAACTGGAATGCTTGGCCAACAGGCCAATCTCTGGCCGGCATAAAAGTGAGGGTCTGATCATCCTGCCAGGTCCAGGTTCCTTGGATGCTCGGTTCAAGTCGCGTTCCCGTTGCTACTTCATTGCCGATGGTATCGATGGGCGCCACAGATTTGCCAAAACGAACCCTGAGAGGATGCACCTTGACCGGATCTGCGGTGTATTCAGTGAGTGCAGGGGGCTCAATCGCATAGTCGACCGTCTGCGGCTGAGGACGCATTTGGTACCAGTTGTAGCCATACCAGCCGGTGAAACCCGTTATACAGAGAAGACAAAGTCCAGAGAAGAAAAGGGCAGGGCGAGCTGCCAGCCAGCCAGACCAGGGGGGCGGTGTCCAGGACAGCTGCCCCACAAGGGGAGAAAGCACTGCTGCAACACCACGAAGAAGCGATTTAAGGGGAGAGAAAAGTGCAGGTTTCTTCATGGTATCACCATCTGCTAGTTAGTGTTCGCCCAGAAATGAGGATTTTTGTTCAAGTTCAAGGCATGCGAAAAATTTTACCGCCGGCATATAGATGATATTCCGAGGATAAAATTTTTTGCATAACGCAGAAATTGGGCAAAAAGACCGTTTCTGGATGGACACTAGAGGGAACCATCGGCAAGTCCGGTCGGCAATGCGTGCTTCACATCATAGATAACTGCATGTTCACGGCAGAGCCCTCGCAGTTCCTGTTCGGAAAGTTGCATGAATTCCTCATGACTTACGGCCAGTACCACCGCGTCATAGCGGTTTTGGGGTAACTCCTTGATCATGGTCACCTTATATCTGGCTGCGGCTTCTTCCTGATCAACCCAGGGGTCATAGACTTCGACCTGGGCCCCGAAGGAGTCCAGTTCTTTGATAATGTCGATGACACGGGTATTGCGAAGATCAGGACAGTTTTCTTTAAAGGTTAACCCCAGAACAAGAATGTGAGAGGCTGCGACGTGAATGCGCCGTCTGAGCATGAGTTTGACGGTTTCAGAGGCGATGTAGCGGCCCATATCATCGTTAAGGCGGCGACCGGCAAGAATCATCTCCGGGTGGTAGCCGACCTCCTGTGCCTTATGGGTCAGGTAGTAGGGGTCCACACCGATACAGTGACCTCCGACGAGACCGGGGCGAAAGGGGAGAAAGTTCCATTTGGTCCCGGCGGCTTTGAGTACCTCCAGCGTGTCGATGCCGAGCTTATTGAAGATGAGTGCCAACTCGTTGATCAGGGCGATGTTGACATCACGCTGGGTGTTTTCAATGACCTTGGCAGCCTCAGCCACTCGCATGGAGCTTGCTTTAAAGGTACCAGCGGTAATCACCAGTCCGTAGAGGGCATCAACAAAGTCAGCAACCTCAGGCGTTGAACCTGAAGTGACCTTGACAATGGTGGGCAGCCGGTGCTGATGATCGCCCGGATTGATACGCTCAGGACTGTAGCCAGCAAAAAAGTCCGTATTGAATGTAAGACCGGAATCACGTTCCAAGATCGGAACACAGACCTCTTCAGTGGCACCCGGATAGACCGTTGATTCATATATGACCACATCGCCTTTTTTCAGAACCTTGGCAACAGTTTCCGATGCCTTGACCAGAGGGGTGAAGTCGGGGCGTTTGTTCTCATCTATGGGCGTAGGGACAGCAACGATAAAGACATTACATCCTTTCAGCTCTTCAACCTGACAACTATAAGTGAGATCCTTTGCTTCTTCGAGTTCCTGGGAACTCACTTCTTTTGTAAGGTCTATATGTTGGCGGAGCTCTTCAATGCGCTTGGTTTTGAGATCAAAGCCAAGCGTAGGCCGTTTTTTGCTGAACTCCACAGCCAGAGGCAGGCCGACATAGCCAAGCCCGATAACTCCGATACAAACCTTATCCAACTCAAACATCAAACTTTCCTTATCCCAAAATGTAAAAAAGCACGTTGATACTTACTCGTGCAGTATAAAACGAAGCTTGCATCGAAAAAAGAAGAAAACAGAGAAAAGAGTCTCCCCAAGAGGGAGGTGACAAAGGGGGCTACGTGTATAAGTAGGAAAGAGGATAATCCCCCAATATAAGACAAAGAAAGGCTCTTTCAGGCACCGCGTAGTTTTTCCGGCCAGAGCAGAGTATGCAGCTGCAACTGTAGGCGAACCCCCAGCTGGTGCTTGAGCACAAGTGCCGCAAGCTCAGTCGGGGAGAATTGAGAAGTTACCGGGGAGAAGAGCACTGGTACAAGCGTGTCCAGTTGGTGCTTGAGGACTTTTTCCCTGGAAAAATGAAAATCGTCCACCGAACTCAGGACAAATTTAATTTCATCGTGGCAGCCTCGTTGCTGCCTCTCTCGCAGGACTTGCAGGTTTTCATCCAGGTTATGCGTCGCCATACCTGAGTCCGGGCATTTAATGTCCATGATAAGATGAACAGCATCCGGAACACCACAGATAGGCAGACTGCCATTGGTTTCCACCAGTATGGTTCGTTTCTGAGCTATCAGGGGCTGCAGGAGTGAATAAAGTCCCTGCTGACGCAGAGGCTCCCCACCGGTGAACTCCACCATGACCCCCGGGTACTGCTCAATCCACTCAAGAATGGAGGATTCTTCCGTACATTGAGCGGGTTCTTCATAGGTATAGCGAGCATCGCAGTAGGAGCAACGAAGGTTGCAGCCTGCAAATCGAACAAAAAGGCAGGGGAGACCGGCCCAGGTCGACTCTCCCTGCAAAGAGTAGAAGAGTTCGGCAATTTCAAGAGGCTCACTTGCCATAATAAATCACACCACTGCTGTCTGTTTCACGAATTTCAACGCTGTAGATACCGTACCGTTCCGTCTGCAGCTGTGGGGCCAGGGTCTCAAAGAGATAGATGGCAATATGCTCAGAAGATGGATTAATTGTCTTAAAGGCCGGATGCTCGTTGAGGTCGCGGTGATCCAATTCATCCACCGTCCCGTTGACTATCTTTTTGAGCTCTTTGAAATCAATACCCATTCCAAGGGAATCAAGCTCATGGGCACGAACGGTCACCTTGACCTTCCAGTTGTGGCCGTGGGGATTTTCACAGTTGCCGGGATAGGCGCGAAGGTGATGACCACCGGAAAAATGAGTTTTAATAAAAACATCCATATGCTGCTCCTTGGCTATGGGGTGTTCAGGCCGCGTATGCCTGGTCAAGTATTTGTGGCTTGCACCGTCAAGTAGACAAATGGTAAACAGAAACTACTTCTTGTAAAGCACGATCTGCACCATGAAAGACTAAAATTTGTTGAATTAGTGCCTGAAAATTTCATTTCTGCCTGCGCGAATTGATTTCTATCCCTGGAGAACCACCTCTTGAACACGACTGAGCCGCTATCGGCACTTACCCACGATTCACTCTTTGACGGAGAGCTCGACTGCGTTCAACCTGCCCAGGGATATCGTTTTTCATTGGACGCTGTCCTTGCTGCCCAGTTTGTTCATCCCCTTCCTGGTCAGCAGGTGCTTGATCTTGGTTGTGGTTGCGGTATCATAGGACTCATCCTCGCCTACCGGGTACCGAATATTTCTGTGTTCGCACTGGAGCTGCAACCACAGTTGGCCGACTGTTGCCAGACCAATATCATGACCAATGGTTTTGCAGATCGCATGGAACTCATCGAAGGTGATGTGACCCGGTTTCGGACAACGCTCCAGCCTGAATTTGTTGATCTGGTTGTCTGCAACCCTCCCTATGGGAGTCCCCATGGTGGGCGCATCAACAAACACCATCAGGCCGCCACAGCCAGGCATGAACTCAGTGGCTCGCTTGATGATTTTATCAAGGCTGCAGCGTATGCGGTGCGTAATCGAGGAAAGGTTGTTTTTATCTATCCCGCACGCAGGGGGGCCAGCTTGCTGCACAGTCTGATGCAGCATCGCCTGACTCCTAAACGGCTGCAACCCATTTACTCCTACCCCGAGGCAGAGACAGCCCGCCTCATTATGGTGGAAGCAGTAAAAAACGGCGGTGAACAGTTTGAGCTGCTGGCGCCCATGTATATCTATACCCATAAAAATGGGCCTTATGCAGAGAGCATGAGCCGCCTTTATAAGAGGAACATCGAGTGCTTGCCAAAGTAAACAGCTGTGCTGTCAGCGGTGTAGATGGGTTACCTGTCCAGGTGGAAGTGGATCTGGCGCAAGGGCTCCCTTCTTTTTCGACAGTGGGGTTGCCTGAGGGCGCTGTCCGTCAGGGTACGTGCGGCTATAAAAAACGGGGGCTACGAGTTTCCCCAGCGGCGAATTACGGTTAACCTTGCTCCTGCATCGCTGAAAAAAGAAGGGACCGGCTATGATCTGCCCATTGCCCTTGGCATTCTCACGGCTAATGGACTGCTTCCTGAAAGCGAACTTACTGCAACTGCCATTGTAGGTGAGCTCAGCCTGGATGGGAGTGTCAAGCCTGTCCCCGGTGTTCTCCCCATGGTCCTGGCTGCAAAAGCAGAGGGGACCACTCGATTTATTGTGCCCCAGGCAAACCTTGAAGAGGCTGCTGTTGTTCAGGGGATCGAAACTTATGGGATCAGCCATTTGCACCAGGCCGTAGAGTTTTTGGCAGGTCGCAGCCTCCTGGAACCTCGAGCTATAGATCCGGACCGTCTTTTTCAAAGCGATGGCGGTTATGAAGTTGATTTTAGTGAGGTCAAAGGCCAGGATACGGTTAAAAGAGCCATGGAGATTGCAGCGGCCGGAGGGCATAATCTGCTGCTTTGTGGCATTCCAGGAACTGGTAAAACCATGATGGCCCGCCGTCTTCCCTCGATCATGCCCGATCTCAGCTTTGAAGAGGCAATCGAAACAACCAAGGTCTATTCCATTGCTGGATTACTCCCCGAAAAGACGCCCCTGCTGGTGACCAGGCCATTTCGAGCACCGCACCATACTGTCTCTGATGCCGGACTCATAGGCGGTGGTCAGGTCCCGCGTCCCGGAGAAGTCTCACTGGCCCATAATGGCGTTCTTTTTCTTGATGAACTGCCTGAATTTAAAAAGCATGTGCTGGAGGTTTTGCGCCAGCCCCTGGAAGACGGCACGGTGACCATTGCACGGGCTGCAACCAGCCTGAGCTTTCCCGCCCGCTTCACACTGGTCGCCGCTATGAATCCCTGTCCTTGCGGTTACTTAGGAGATCAAGTCCGGCCCTGTAGCTGCACGCCCCTGCAGGTGCAGCGTTATCGCAGTCGACTCTCGGGGCCTTTACTGGACCGCATTGATATGCATCTCGAGGTGCCTGCGGTGCCGGTGCAGGAATTACTTGGTCACCCCAGTGGCGAGTCTTCGTCCACTATTCGCGCGCGGGTGAATCAGGCGCGGGCGCTGCAACGAAAACGTTTTGCCCGTATCCCGAAACTCCACTGCAATGGGCAGATGCGGGCTAAAGAGGTGAAAAATTTTTGTCAGCTTGACCGTGAGAGTACCAACCTGCTGAATAACTCCATCAGTCGGCTGGGGCTTTCTGCCCGTGCCTATCACCGTATTTTAAAAATTGCCCGCACCATCGCCGATCTTTCCGGTGCCCAACACCCACAGCTCCCCCATCTTGCAGAGGCTATTCAGTATAGACGGAGTCAGTTTGATCTCTAAGAGCTTTCCCCCTTTTGCTGAGCACCTGATGTATCTTGGCTGAGAGTGTGGTCAGATCAAAGGGCTTCTGCACAAAGGGAATATTTTCATCAAGCACACCGTGCTGGCCAATAATATCTGCCGTATAGCCAGACATATATAACACGCGTAACTGAGGGTACTGGCTCATAAGATGTTCAGCCAGTTGAGCCCCGTTCATGCCCGGCATTATCACATCGGTGAGTAAAAGACTGATGGGTGCAGCGTGGGAACCGATCTTGAGCAAAGCCTCATGGGGCGATGCTGCAGGGAGAACCCGGTAGTTCAGCGTGTCGAGCATGGTGCAGGCCAATTGCAAGATTGCAGGATCATCTTCAACCAGCAGGATCCATTCCCCCTGGCCCATGATCGTTTCCCTGAGCTCTTCTTCGACAGCCTCGCTAAATTTCGCATCCTCGGCAACCGGCAGGTAGACGGAAAATGTCGTCCCCTTGTTCGGCTGGCTATCCACCGTTATTATCCCCTTATTTTGGGTCACGATGCCATAAACGGTTGCCAGACCAAGCCCAGTGCCTGCGACTCCTTTGGTGGTGAAAAAAGGATCGAAAATCATTTGCATTACCTCTTTCTCCATCCCGCAGCCATTATCAATGACCTCAAGGAGAACGTGCGGCCTCTCGCTGGCATCCGGATGCTGGTTGCAAAATTTCTGGTCCAGATATACCTGAGAGGTTCGCAGCCAAATCGTTCCGGTGCTTTCTATTGCATCTCGTGCGTTGATGCAGAGATTTGCGAGTATCTGATCAACTTGAGCCGGGTCCACCAAAATTTTTCCCAGATGATCACAGGGCAGCCAATGTAGCTCAACTGATTCTCCGATCAGGCGCCGTAACATTTTGAGAAGGCTTTCGACCCTTTGATTGAGCTGGATAATTTGAGGCGCTATGGATTGTTTGCGGGCAAAGGCCAGGAGTTGCTGGACAATCTCAGCTGAGCGGTGGGCGGCTTCAAGGATCTTGTCAAGATCATGGTAGAGAGGATTGCCGCTCTCAATTTTTGCCATGGCCATCTCACTGTAGCCTATGATAACAGCAAGTATGTTGTTGAAATCATGGGCAACACCGCCGGTTAACCGACCTATGGACTCCATCTTCTGAGCCTGCTGATACTGGGCTTCGAGTCCGAGCTGATCAGTGATGTCCCGTTTAATGGCTACATAGTTGACAATTTTACCCTGAGCATCAAAGACTGGAGAAATTGCTGCTTCTTCTGTGTAGAGTGAGCCGTCTTTTTTACGATTAACCATCCTGCCGCTCCAGCGCTTTCCAGAACTGATGGTCTGCCAGAGCGACTGATAGAACTGCTCGTCATGCTCACCACTTTTTAAGAGCCGGGGATTTTTCAGGTACACTTCATCCAGACGATACCCGGTTACCTGCTCAAAAGCGGGATTGGCATACTGAATTTTTCCAATAGGATCGGTGATAACCACCACCTCTCCAGCCTGATCAATGGCAACCTGCAATCGTTTCAGATCCGCGGCATCCTGTCTTTCCTGACTGACATCACGAGTTATGGAGAGCGTATGGGGAATATCACCGATTTTAATAATACGAGCGGAGACTAGCCCTGTACCCAGGCTGCCATCTTTTCGTTTGAAAACCGCTTCCAGATTATTGCAAAAGCCTTTTGTTGTCAGCGCGTAAATAAACCGCTCACGGTCGTTGCGATCATGCCAGATGCCAAGATCAAGGGTGGTCTTGTTTTTCACTTCTTCCCAGGTATAACCACTTATCTCAGTAAAGCCGTTGTTGACGGCAATATACCTGCCATCCTCAAGGCGATTGATATTGATTGCATCGGGGCTTGCGGCGAAGGCTAAAGCGAATTTATTTTCACTTTCACGAAGAGCCTGCTGGGTGAGTTTTGCCTTTGTTATGTCACGATAAATAGATTGATAGGTCCCATCCGGCAT
Coding sequences within it:
- the queD gene encoding 6-carboxytetrahydropterin synthase QueD yields the protein MDVFIKTHFSGGHHLRAYPGNCENPHGHNWKVKVTVRAHELDSLGMGIDFKELKKIVNGTVDELDHRDLNEHPAFKTINPSSEHIAIYLFETLAPQLQTERYGIYSVEIRETDSSGVIYYGK
- a CDS encoding PAS domain S-box protein — its product is MEYCYCLSFKIHTILSIGIFLFMLCKALSNYYRFTPSQRHLYLFLSVLCAPQQAFATSLPQSSWPELNHHPFLLIGAGLTFTLVMFLTRKKLRKPLSPQQQDLSQDSLFASAPIAMGVVHNRVIQRVNDELCSLSGYSRHELTGTNSRLLYFDDQEFVRIGQEHADQLSISGHGSLKCWWRRKNGAKIFVSIETKPQDSNHPESATIFSVKDITGDKKFVENLIHNETYYRTMIEMAVDGILIGNHEGIIVEANHQICDMLQMKRETLVGHHITELPFTHESMDTTPFRFDLMQQGKVVIRERRFQRPNGEIIHVEMRSKMMPDGTYQSIYRDITKAKLTQQALRESENKFALAFAASPDAININRLEDGRYIAVNNGFTEISGYTWEEVKNKTTLDLGIWHDRNDRERFIYALTTKGFCNNLEAVFKRKDGSLGTGLVSARIIKIGDIPHTLSITRDVSQERQDAADLKRLQVAIDQAGEVVVITDPIGKIQYANPAFEQVTGYRLDEVYLKNPRLLKSGEHDEQFYQSLWQTISSGKRWSGRMVNRKKDGSLYTEEAAISPVFDAQGKIVNYVAIKRDITDQLGLEAQYQQAQKMESIGRLTGGVAHDFNNILAVIIGYSEMAMAKIESGNPLYHDLDKILEAAHRSAEIVQQLLAFARKQSIAPQIIQLNQRVESLLKMLRRLIGESVELHWLPCDHLGKILVDPAQVDQILANLCINARDAIESTGTIWLRTSQVYLDQKFCNQHPDASERPHVLLEVIDNGCGMEKEVMQMIFDPFFTTKGVAGTGLGLATVYGIVTQNKGIITVDSQPNKGTTFSVYLPVAEDAKFSEAVEEELRETIMGQGEWILLVEDDPAILQLACTMLDTLNYRVLPAASPHEALLKIGSHAAPISLLLTDVIMPGMNGAQLAEHLMSQYPQLRVLYMSGYTADIIGQHGVLDENIPFVQKPFDLTTLSAKIHQVLSKRGKALRDQTDSVYTE
- the tviB gene encoding Vi polysaccharide biosynthesis UDP-N-acetylglucosamine C-6 dehydrogenase TviB → MFELDKVCIGVIGLGYVGLPLAVEFSKKRPTLGFDLKTKRIEELRQHIDLTKEVSSQELEEAKDLTYSCQVEELKGCNVFIVAVPTPIDENKRPDFTPLVKASETVAKVLKKGDVVIYESTVYPGATEEVCVPILERDSGLTFNTDFFAGYSPERINPGDHQHRLPTIVKVTSGSTPEVADFVDALYGLVITAGTFKASSMRVAEAAKVIENTQRDVNIALINELALIFNKLGIDTLEVLKAAGTKWNFLPFRPGLVGGHCIGVDPYYLTHKAQEVGYHPEMILAGRRLNDDMGRYIASETVKLMLRRRIHVAASHILVLGLTFKENCPDLRNTRVIDIIKELDSFGAQVEVYDPWVDQEEAAARYKVTMIKELPQNRYDAVVLAVSHEEFMQLSEQELRGLCREHAVIYDVKHALPTGLADGSL
- a CDS encoding radical SAM protein, with product MASEPLEIAELFYSLQGESTWAGLPCLFVRFAGCNLRCSYCDARYTYEEPAQCTEESSILEWIEQYPGVMVEFTGGEPLRQQGLYSLLQPLIAQKRTILVETNGSLPICGVPDAVHLIMDIKCPDSGMATHNLDENLQVLRERQQRGCHDEIKFVLSSVDDFHFSREKVLKHQLDTLVPVLFSPVTSQFSPTELAALVLKHQLGVRLQLQLHTLLWPEKLRGA
- a CDS encoding YifB family Mg chelatase-like AAA ATPase — protein: MGYLSRWKWIWRKGSLLFRQWGCLRALSVRVRAAIKNGGYEFPQRRITVNLAPASLKKEGTGYDLPIALGILTANGLLPESELTATAIVGELSLDGSVKPVPGVLPMVLAAKAEGTTRFIVPQANLEEAAVVQGIETYGISHLHQAVEFLAGRSLLEPRAIDPDRLFQSDGGYEVDFSEVKGQDTVKRAMEIAAAGGHNLLLCGIPGTGKTMMARRLPSIMPDLSFEEAIETTKVYSIAGLLPEKTPLLVTRPFRAPHHTVSDAGLIGGGQVPRPGEVSLAHNGVLFLDELPEFKKHVLEVLRQPLEDGTVTIARAATSLSFPARFTLVAAMNPCPCGYLGDQVRPCSCTPLQVQRYRSRLSGPLLDRIDMHLEVPAVPVQELLGHPSGESSSTIRARVNQARALQRKRFARIPKLHCNGQMRAKEVKNFCQLDRESTNLLNNSISRLGLSARAYHRILKIARTIADLSGAQHPQLPHLAEAIQYRRSQFDL
- a CDS encoding methyltransferase translates to MNTTEPLSALTHDSLFDGELDCVQPAQGYRFSLDAVLAAQFVHPLPGQQVLDLGCGCGIIGLILAYRVPNISVFALELQPQLADCCQTNIMTNGFADRMELIEGDVTRFRTTLQPEFVDLVVCNPPYGSPHGGRINKHHQAATARHELSGSLDDFIKAAAYAVRNRGKVVFIYPARRGASLLHSLMQHRLTPKRLQPIYSYPEAETARLIMVEAVKNGGEQFELLAPMYIYTHKNGPYAESMSRLYKRNIECLPK